The DNA sequence GGTTGGTCTGGACGTCGCTGCCGAATATTGAGGCGCCTGATTCGGTCTTTCCTCTTGCAGCTCTCTAGTGTCTGACTCGAGCTGGGTGTGTATCAACATCCTGCTCACTCTAGGAAACATGCTAAATGTGACTCAGGTAACAAGTGATTGAACTGCGTGAGGAACAATGTAAAGTCAGACTGCAGTCTGGACtgaatttcaaagtaaaagtggAGCTGCACGCAGCAGCAGCGGGCACAGTGTGTCCTTTCACACCTGCAGCTCTGTTTACCCTCTGAGAACAAGCCGTGCTGGCAACAGCAGCCTGAAAGTCTCACTCTCACGACTGGAATCTGACCAGtgtccacttttctttttcaagccTGCTGCACAGAATGTGCAAAACCCCTGTGAGTTGTtgggaatttaaaaaatgttgaggAGTTTTTGTCCTCTAATCCGCTGACAACTCTATTTTTTTAGATGATTGTGTTTCCAGTTCATGTGAAGAGAACGTTGACCCGCACGTGCCGACGTGGTTGCTCGCTGGACCGAGTGTTTCTGTCGGCCTTGGCCCAGATCCTCGCGCCCCTTCACTCTCATTATCGACCCGTCTCTGTGCTCTCTCACAGTCCAGTGATTGCTGGACAGATTCTTCATTGAGGACAGGAGCTTTGAAAACTGGCCACCAGATCCCAGCACTGTAGTAAATCTCAACAACATGAAAGTGACTGACATGGTGACGTCACCTGGACTGTGAACGTTAAAGTTCCTGTTTCATTTGACACTGTCTTCCGTTTCAACTGGAAACCTGCGCATGACTTTACCCTCCCACACCATGTCCTCCTGCTCACGCACCGTGCAACTGGCTGGTGTTCCCTGCCTCAGGTTCACCTTCAGTGTCCTACTTATCCCTCTGAAGCCGCCGCCGTCACTGTGGCAGCTGAATCTGTCACGCTCGCATCTTCCCTCATGTTACATCTGTGTATAACCCTCATCACCTGCGTGTTTCTCCTCATGTTTCCCGccacagagcagaaaacacgccAACAGAGTGCGCCGCTATTTCCTGcagcagaaggagaaggagcCTCAAGTGAAGAAGTTACATTTGTCATCGTCTGTAAGTGGCTTGTTGATATCGAACAGCTGTTTCTTTACCTCCACAGCTGAAGCTCAACTTGTGCTTTTGCCATGTTTGTACTATTACGTCCCGGGGTGTTTTGATTTTAGCGCTGTGGAGTTGCTAATAGCCATGATTCAGCATGATCTTTGGTCTGCCATAACAGTTTACTTGGAAAAACTGTCAACTTTTTGAGTCAGAACCAgcataaaaatgacatgaataagAAAGcttcagtctcctgcagctcccagctacacacctcagtgttcagggagtttgacaagttgtttttgaacgatgttgtgaacccagacagccatcagaccctttTCTGGCCAGCATctctcatgtttgtgtggagtcgcgctgtacacgtagtttccggcatctagcgccgagtcgcctgaggtgagaagctcatcCCCCgaggagagtttcccgagacaaagtgcatctctccagccaggatcaaaACCCAACTCGCTTGTGTCCACATCTTAGACTTCTGAGCCGagcgcactttgtctcgagacagagtccgcagtgtgaaagcgccctgaAGCTCAACTTTGAACTCTTCCAAGGGAAAACTCTCCTTTCTGCACGTTATTCTGTTGTTCTGCCAGTAGAGAGCAGCATTCAGTGAGCAGAGTTCTCCGCTGACCTGAGTGAGCAGCCAGCTGGTCTCACTCTGACTGCCTTCTGATTCACAGGAGGGACCGGACAACAATGGTGACGCTGAGCCAATGAAGTTCTGTGAGGTGTGCAACATGAGTCTCACCTCACCTGTGGTGGCGCAGTCTCACTACCTTGGAAAGGTTCACGCCAAGAACCTGAAAATTCGGGCCCTTGGCCCAAAAGCGCTAGGTAAGCCTTTTGTCCCACAAACTCATCCAGGGTGGAGTTCTGAAGCACGGCACTGTCTCTGAACAGTAGAGGTCCAAGTGCCAGTATTCAGAGTGAAGAAGGCGTCGACGGACTCGTGCGATAAAGATGGCAGCAACGGGAACCAAGGAAATCCCAATCACTTTTGCACCATCTGCAGCGTCTCCTTCAATAACCCGCTGGTGGCTCGCCAGCACTACCATGGGAAGAAGCATCGCAAACACTTGACCAAGGTCAAGCTGATGGAAACGTACGGGCCGTCGCCGGCGGCAGGTGGGGGCAGGTCTCCTTGTGAGGAGCTGGGTGTTGCTGCGGGAGCTAACAGCAGTCGTGTCTGTCCGCAGCCTCTGCCGTGCAAGGTTACTCCTGCACGCTCTGCAACATCGAGCTGAACTCCGTGGAGCAGTACCAGTCGCATGTCAGCGGCGCCAAGCACAAGAACAGGTGCCTCaaagtatacatatatatgtccgTTCTTCATAACGCCGGACCCCCCTAGGGGGCGCACCGCCCCATTTTGAAAGCCACTATTCCCTGGTATACATGAACTAATATCTATTTTGAACTTTGGAATTGACTCTATTTTCAGTTCTGAACAGTGTCGAGCATTGCTGTCCCCCCACGTCAGAACCTCCGCCCTAAAGTGCTTCCTCTCATGCAGTCACACAAactctctctcttcctgctcAGAATGAAGAAGTCAGAGCAAGACAGCAAACCAGCAGGAGAAGAGTCGGCCGGCGAGGAGAACCTGTCCAGCTGTCCGCTCAGCGTGGGCGACGGCCTGCACGACGGTGGCAGCGAGCCGCTGCAGCACGACGCCGATCCGTACATGCCGCACCACCTGGACTACTAGCTCCTGCTGGACTTGCAGAAGAGACGATCACCAGCCCCTTTAACTCATGAACCTTGGCCATCCATGGATCCCTGCGCTCTGCTCCGCGTGTCACTCTTTCACCCAGGGCTCTCTTTGGAGGGATGGAACACTAGGAAGATGTAGGGAGAGAGAGTGAATCCACTGTACCTCATTCCCCATCCATCCGTCAGTAGGGCTCACTGTTTCAGAGGTCTGTCATGCTGCTCTGCTTCACTCCGTGACTCGCCTCACATCCTCCTGTGTGTGGAACCCTGCCTGCAGGGGTCATCAGAGGTCGTGGGACACTAACTCCTCCGTTAATATTGTTCATGAAACTCCTGAACCTGTCAGTCCAGCACGTCAGAACACAAGCTGTCGGCTCAAGCTGGGAGAGTGGTCGAGGAAAGTGCTGCTGTCATCTCCGTTTTGAAGGTTTTATTGCCaaaattctgcttttgttttggagaAAGTGTTGCAGGAACGTTTAGTCGGAAACAAACTGAGCGATGCAGGTGATAGTTCATCGCCTTCAGTGGAGGCTGAAGCTGCGTTCTGAGATGTTGAAGTCTGAGCTCTCCTCTCGCCCACCGTGGTCCAGAATCCTCCCAGatttcagtgatgtcactttgtaaaaaaaaaaaagatgtcagACATAGGACGCATTTCAGTCGGTTTGGTCTCATATTTTCCGAATATTGAACTGACGAATGTCTGCAGTGTGAAGGGGGCGCGGGTGGGAACGTACCCCAGgtcttctgttttgttgtgctcTGTTTTTTTAAGAAGCTTTACATTGAACTATAATATATGGACTTGAAGGACAAGTAAAACAGTTTTATAAGACTCGGCTGTTAGTCTCTGTTTCTGTGGAAGAGAGGCTGGTCTGATGGTGACCGTCccacaggtggcgctgtttgaATCGGGAtctgtgacgtcatcaccactCAGATCTGCCTCTCGCATGGAGGGACTTCTTTAAACTCAACTAGTCGGATCCAAGTCGATGACCCAAGAACTGAGACTCGCTGTTCAGTCCGCAAGATGGCGCTCTCGCCCCTCCCGTTTACTCAGCTCATGAAGCCCTGCTGCATCTGATCTTGAAGTTTGATCAGCACGGATTGTGTGGTGTGTGGCTCCTGAGCTCGTCCTTCATCataagtcatttttttattgttgataaCAGTCACAACTAGTTCAGTTCATAGAAGAAAGGACACGTTTTGGATTCAATTTGACGCAAGAAATCGGGATGCAATTGGAAGTAGAGCGCATATTCATGAAACTTCTCCCGTCTGTGGCCGAGAGGAGCAAAACTCAAcacattcaacaggaaacaccacaaaatgaacagaaaacaaaacgcCACTTTCGCCCTCATCACTTCCGCTCCGACCGTTTTCTCCTAATTTCGGTCTGTTTTCTGTCAATCGCGTGTTGCTTTCCTTCATCTGCGTTTCGTTTCCACTTATTAGTGTTTAGAGTTTCTGTATTATTTTgtgtgaatgttttgttttctgtgaatGCTGTTTTGTGGTCTGTTAATTTTGTGGCGTTTCCTataaattgttttgtgttttgcaccTATCGGCCACCgtagtaaacacacacaggcacgtTGCGTTTcgactttcattcatttcttctctGGTTCTAAGACTTCTCTGGTTAAAGACGTGATGCTTTTTATGTCCAACAGCGGCACCCAGCGACCGCCTCGGGTATTGGCGACTTAACAGGCTCCTGTGGTCTCCGCGTCTGCGCCACGTTGGGCCGCTCACGGCTTCAGCTAGAGGTGAATAATGCCGCCAATAAAGTGTATTCACCTGGGCTGAGTTGGATACCGAGAGAATGGAGGAGCGTCTGTGACCAGCGTGTCTTCCACAGAGACCCGGATCGGTCCCCGTAAACTCAAGATAATTCCGTTTGGAGAGTCTTTTGTGAGGACACAAGGGTTCAGTCAAACCTCTGACCCTCTCCACATCATAGTCACAGCAGCAATGAGCAGCGTTTGAAAGCCAAAGAGGGCCGTCTGTTTTGGGgaaaagcaacaaaaatagCCCCCATCCGGACTCTGGCACCCATAAGACCCGCATTGAGAAAAGTCTTCACAGAGGCCGGAGTGGCTTTCCAGCACTCTGAGCCATTTCTCCGCAGCGAACACAAAGATGAAGGTGTATAAAGCACGTGCAGGTCTTGGGGAGGAAAGCTGTGAGTTTCCTGGCTGGGCTCTCGCCGGTGACCCCCAGAATCAGCGCTCCAGGCTGAATTCCTCCACAGGCATCAGTAATGGAAACGCTCTTCAGGCTGCTAACGTGCAGGACGGAGGTGATTTCTCAAACATCCTGGACGACACAGGAGAGGCCACCACTGAGAGACCAAAGGTCAAGCAGCAGTTTATGAAAAAGACGGTTGGTttgaggccccggggccacgaTCCACCACCGCTCATTTCCACTCACACTGGGTTTTTCTGACCCACTGTCATGGCCCGACATTCATCTAGATCATTGTGTTAATAACCTCTTGGGTGCAATGAGCTATGCCAGACCACAGGGGGCAGCAGACACACTGGTGACACACGAAGAAGAGGCCAGCAGCAGGGGATGAATGAGAAAACCGTCAACACAGTAGACAGattctgtgtttctgttgtgtgttttatggAATCAAAATGTCCCATTTGAGTTGTTTATCAGCTGgagttggtcacatgaccaggcgtgatggtgaaataaaaatgagagtTTCTCATGTGAAAGTGTGCAGAACGTGACGGCAAATGTCGCTATAAACGGTGTCAGGAGGCTGAGGTCCGAGTCAGGTGACACAGGGTGGTGGCGCCGAGCAGCCGGCCAGGACCATTGGTCGTGGTCCGCTGCAGGTTGAATACACCTCCCTGTCTCCACCTGGAGCTGTAAACAAGGCATCTGTGTCGCATTCATTTCTCCTGTTTGTCCTGTGGCTGCCAGCTCCTGTTTGAGTCGGTCGAGTCGGTGGATCCATCCGTCGAGTCAGCAGCGACACGTGATGAGCAGGATTTCTGAACGGAACCTGATGTTCTGCTTCACTGAGCACCAACACACGTGGCACCTGCTGGTCTTCTATGTGTGAATTTAAGAATGTGTGACCCATGCAGGATCAAGTCAGCGTTCGAGTCAGAGTCCAGAGCATTTGTCGTGGTCTTTATTGCTCCAGTTTTCCTCCCGAACCACCACAAGTCAACTTCCGCAAATCATTCGAAAACACTGTTCAAAATGAgtgaaaatgttcatttccttCAGTTTATAGTCCAGTCTGGGGTgacagggacaccctggaaaggcttCTAGACCGTCCCACACGTCGCTTGAAATGACTCGTCGACTTTACTTCTCTCTTTCACAATCACCCCCAAAAGTAAGGCAACACCTGCTCAGAACTGAGCTCTGACTCAACATCGATCTAAAATGACTCCACTTGACCTGCGAGCGCGGAAGGTCAcagactgatgatgtcatcaagacCGCAACATCCGCCAGCAGATGTGACTTGGAAACCTCTCTGGACCTCCGGCCTTGAAGCAGCTCAGAAACACGAGCCCGATCTCGCCGCGGGTGACGCACGACGGCGGACTGCGTCGTCGTAGTGGGAGAAGGTTTCTATATTTCAGATGAAAAACATGGAGGTGAAAGAGAGCGGAGCGACGGCTCGTGGCCTGTGGAGCCTGGGTTTCTCAgccgtctgctgcaggtggctgcgTGGTCAGATTACAGCtccagtgagagtgagagtggtCGCACACACAACTGTGCTTCCATGACTCCTGAACATTCCCATGGATTAGCTTTAATTCTTCTGACAGAtggactggtgtgtgtgtgtgtgtgtgtcatgcatGAGCAGCTGTGAGCGTGAAGTCAAAACCTAAAACACACTAACCAACATGCGTCCTGCACTCGGGCACCTGTTGGACCCGCTCCCCCCCCCCCGACTCCTCGGCAGTTATGGGGGACAGAGacggagagaggaggaaggggcCAGAGGAAGAAAACAGCTGTATCAACTGAATGTTTCCGTTTTCAGCTTCCTGTCTCTGGTTCATTCATGACGCCCCCCGAATGTGGACCAGAGCTTGTTGTCGATCGGCGAGATTCTAAGGCAATGAAGCTAAAGCAGCAAGTCTGAGGCTCTGCCTCTTTGGTGCCGATGACGTCACATGAAGGGTTCAGTCTCACTCCACTCGTTCGGGAAAAATCGAGTCAGTGATATGAGTCAGTGTCAGGGGAGTTTAAGGATTCGTTCACACTCGCGGCAAGAAGATGGGCCGACGGCAGGTTGGGTCTGGGTCCTGTGGGGTGACACGGGTCACGACACCGACTCAAACACAGGTTCCACCTGAGTATCATCGAGTTTAAAAATAACTGAACCGAGAACCGTGGTGAAAAAACGCCACCAGAACTGTGGAAGCCGTGAAGTGTTCCGTCTCTAGTTAGTTACAGACTTGAAAATTCAACCAAATGAAGTCAAGAATCAACAGATCTTCAGGTGAAACGAGGGATTTTTATCTTCATCGGAGCATGGTGGAGtcttgttctccagtgagggagggatggagtGTTTGGTGCAGCGTGGGtggaaaaaagagctgagccagacgGCAGCTCCCGGACATCAAAGATCTTCTCCTCTGATCCCAGTTCATCCTCTcggcgggtcacatgaccagcccaCCATTTAGGCTGGGTGATTTATTGGGTGAGGAGCTGCGGCCCGGAGAGACGAGGAGGGGAGGAAGCCTGGTGGCGCTCAGACGACAGGTGAGCGGTTCCGCTCTCAGGCACGTCTCATTGATATTCTAACCTACTGCACTTTCCCAGGCAGAGGAGTCCCCAGAGGATGTTCAgcccccctcctcaccccccgCTCCTGTGCAAGGTCTGGGAGAGGAGTGTGTGAAGGTTAGGAGCCTGAGAGGCCAGAGTCTGTCCTCCACTCCGTCCTGAACACCACCATCGATCCggtcttcctccccctcctccccctcctctcttcctcacaAAGCAGCCGTGACTCAccgaggagctggagaagctcCACGGTCTTCATCTTGTCCAAACAGAAATCCATCAGGTCCGGCAGCCTGACTCACAGCCGGGCACCTCCTCCCCAGTGATCCG is a window from the Synchiropus splendidus isolate RoL2022-P1 chromosome 17, RoL_Sspl_1.0, whole genome shotgun sequence genome containing:
- the znf346 gene encoding zinc finger protein 346 isoform X2 translates to MNFRATTFTRTDGRMTIMFHEYDHVNKMIQEHGDLFSDTKCSVCSAILVAESQKLTHYQSRKHANRVRRYFLQQKEKEPQVKKLHLSSSEGPDNNGDAEPMKFCEVCNMSLTSPVVAQSHYLGKVHAKNLKIRALGPKALVEVQVPVFRVKKASTDSCDKDGSNGNQGNPNHFCTICSVSFNNPLVARQHYHGKKHRKHLTKVKLMETYGPSPAAASAVQGYSCTLCNIELNSVEQYQSHVSGAKHKNRMKKSEQDSKPAGEESAGEENLSSCPLSVGDGLHDGGSEPLQHDADPYMPHHLDY
- the znf346 gene encoding zinc finger protein 346 isoform X3; translated protein: MNFRATTFTRTDGRMTIMFHEYDHVNKMIQEHGDLFSDTKCSVCSAILVAESQKLTHYQSRKHANRVRRYFLQQKEKEPQVKKLHLSSSEGPDNNGDAEPMKFCEVCNMSLTSPVVAQSHYLGKVHAKNLKIRALGPKALEVQVPVFRVKKASTDSCDKDGSNGNQGNPNHFCTICSVSFNNPLVARQHYHGKKHRKHLTKVKLMETYGPSPAAASAVQGYSCTLCNIELNSVEQYQSHVSGAKHKNRMKKSEQDSKPAGEESAGEENLSSCPLSVGDGLHDGGSEPLQHDADPYMPHHLDY
- the znf346 gene encoding zinc finger protein 346 isoform X5, yielding MADAMPTDEFPYLPSGPAEVNKMIQEHGDLFSDTKCSVCSAILVAESQKLTHYQSRKHANRVRRYFLQQKEKEPQVKKLHLSSSEGPDNNGDAEPMKFCEVCNMSLTSPVVAQSHYLGKVHAKNLKIRALGPKALEVQVPVFRVKKASTDSCDKDGSNGNQGNPNHFCTICSVSFNNPLVARQHYHGKKHRKHLTKVKLMETYGPSPAAASAVQGYSCTLCNIELNSVEQYQSHVSGAKHKNRMKKSEQDSKPAGEESAGEENLSSCPLSVGDGLHDGGSEPLQHDADPYMPHHLDY
- the znf346 gene encoding zinc finger protein 346 isoform X4; amino-acid sequence: MADAMPTDEFPYLPSGPAEVNKMIQEHGDLFSDTKCSVCSAILVAESQKLTHYQSRKHANRVRRYFLQQKEKEPQVKKLHLSSSEGPDNNGDAEPMKFCEVCNMSLTSPVVAQSHYLGKVHAKNLKIRALGPKALVEVQVPVFRVKKASTDSCDKDGSNGNQGNPNHFCTICSVSFNNPLVARQHYHGKKHRKHLTKVKLMETYGPSPAAASAVQGYSCTLCNIELNSVEQYQSHVSGAKHKNRMKKSEQDSKPAGEESAGEENLSSCPLSVGDGLHDGGSEPLQHDADPYMPHHLDY
- the znf346 gene encoding zinc finger protein 346 isoform X8 — protein: MLNVTQSRKHANRVRRYFLQQKEKEPQVKKLHLSSSEGPDNNGDAEPMKFCEVCNMSLTSPVVAQSHYLGKVHAKNLKIRALGPKALVEVQVPVFRVKKASTDSCDKDGSNGNQGNPNHFCTICSVSFNNPLVARQHYHGKKHRKHLTKVKLMETYGPSPAAASAVQGYSCTLCNIELNSVEQYQSHVSGAKHKNRMKKSEQDSKPAGEESAGEENLSSCPLSVGDGLHDGGSEPLQHDADPYMPHHLDY
- the znf346 gene encoding zinc finger protein 346 isoform X7, whose product is MIQEHGDLFSDTKCSVCSAILVAESQKLTHYQSRKHANRVRRYFLQQKEKEPQVKKLHLSSSEGPDNNGDAEPMKFCEVCNMSLTSPVVAQSHYLGKVHAKNLKIRALGPKALVEVQVPVFRVKKASTDSCDKDGSNGNQGNPNHFCTICSVSFNNPLVARQHYHGKKHRKHLTKVKLMETYGPSPAAASAVQGYSCTLCNIELNSVEQYQSHVSGAKHKNRMKKSEQDSKPAGEESAGEENLSSCPLSVGDGLHDGGSEPLQHDADPYMPHHLDY